A single genomic interval of Tsukamurella paurometabola harbors:
- a CDS encoding acyl-CoA dehydrogenase family protein, with translation MAINLELPKKLKASAEMSHQGAAEIFRPISRKYDLAEHEYPKELDTIAALYDGLADAGQAPSAASGDRKKGEGEDKPKPKPADVTAGSRNGGTMESIINAIEMCWGDAGLMLAFPYQGLGNAAIAAVATDEQLERFGKVWASMAITEPSFGSDSAAVTATATRDGDEWVINGTKIFVTSGSRADHIVVWATVDKSAGRAAIKSFVVPREHPGVTVARLEHKLGIRASDTAEIRFEDCRIPFENILGSPEVNVEKGFAGVMQTFDNTRPLVAAMAIGVARASLEELRTVLEDAGIVIDYDAPVNTLPHAAAEFIRLESDWEAAYQLTLKSGWMADNKLPNSMNASMAKAKAGRVGSDVTLKAVELAGSVGYSERTLLEKWARDSKILDIFEGTQQIQQLIIARRHLDLTSSQLK, from the coding sequence ATGGCAATCAATCTGGAACTTCCCAAGAAGCTGAAGGCGTCGGCCGAGATGTCGCACCAGGGTGCGGCCGAGATCTTCCGCCCCATCTCGCGCAAGTACGACCTCGCCGAGCACGAGTACCCCAAGGAGCTCGACACCATCGCGGCCCTGTACGACGGGCTGGCCGACGCGGGCCAGGCGCCGTCGGCCGCCTCGGGCGACCGCAAGAAGGGCGAGGGCGAGGACAAGCCGAAGCCCAAGCCGGCCGACGTCACCGCGGGGAGCCGCAACGGCGGCACCATGGAGTCGATCATCAACGCGATCGAGATGTGCTGGGGCGACGCGGGCCTCATGCTCGCCTTCCCCTACCAGGGTCTCGGCAACGCGGCCATCGCCGCGGTCGCGACCGACGAGCAGCTCGAGCGCTTCGGCAAGGTGTGGGCCTCGATGGCGATCACCGAGCCCTCCTTCGGCTCGGACTCGGCCGCCGTCACCGCCACCGCCACCCGCGACGGCGACGAGTGGGTCATCAACGGCACCAAGATCTTCGTGACCTCGGGCTCGCGCGCCGACCACATCGTGGTGTGGGCGACCGTGGACAAGAGCGCCGGCCGCGCCGCCATCAAGTCGTTCGTGGTGCCCCGCGAGCATCCGGGCGTCACCGTGGCCCGGCTGGAGCACAAGCTCGGCATCCGCGCCTCGGACACCGCGGAGATCCGCTTCGAGGACTGCCGGATCCCCTTCGAGAACATCCTCGGCAGCCCCGAGGTGAACGTCGAGAAGGGCTTCGCCGGGGTCATGCAGACCTTCGACAACACCCGGCCGCTGGTCGCCGCCATGGCGATCGGTGTGGCCCGGGCGTCGCTGGAGGAGCTGCGAACGGTGCTCGAGGACGCGGGCATCGTCATCGACTACGACGCGCCGGTGAACACCCTGCCGCACGCCGCGGCCGAGTTCATCCGCCTCGAGTCCGACTGGGAGGCCGCCTACCAGCTGACGCTCAAGTCGGGCTGGATGGCCGACAACAAGCTCCCCAACTCGATGAACGCCTCGATGGCCAAGGCGAAGGCGGGCCGTGTGGGCTCCGACGTGACCCTCAAGGCCGTGGAGCTGGCCGGCTCCGTGGGCTATTCGGAGCGCACGCTCCTGGAGAAGTGGGCCCGCGACTCGAAGATCCTCGACATCTTCGAGGGCACCCAGCAGATCCAGCAGCTCATCATCGCGCGCCGTCACCTGGACCTCACGAGCTCGCAGCTCAAGTAG
- a CDS encoding acyl-CoA dehydrogenase family protein — protein MVEMSTSTDPRDTSAIGKNPIRRNPTGQLIRALMAVVQTPFVQNRGLQGLVNRVAYEGTRTGFKALGAANRTFKVVAGTGKPKRLNASTKSNYDLTPDDEQQMIVDTVKDFAAEIVRPAAAEADAATEAPASLLERATELGITMINVPEELDGAGSDRGAVTNALVAAALAHGDMGLALPILAPSGVAVTLSQFGSDGQQQTYLKEFAGESVPQSSVVIAEPGALFNPFALATKATRTAGGYVLSGVKSMVPQAGSAELFVVGADLDGKPALFIVESGTDGVIVEGDPSMGLRAAALGRLNLNNVKVPATALLGEVDLDTATQNYTDVVRLARLGWSALALGTSRAVLDYVTPYVKEREAFGEPIAHRQAVAFAVADMATEIDGLELLVWRGASRAEQGLSFGREAALARKFATDKGMRIGLDGVQLLGGHGFTKEHPVERWYRDLRAVGIAEGVVVL, from the coding sequence ATGGTGGAGATGAGCACGTCAACCGATCCCCGGGACACCAGCGCCATCGGGAAGAACCCGATCCGGCGGAACCCCACGGGCCAGCTGATCCGCGCGCTGATGGCCGTGGTGCAGACGCCCTTCGTTCAGAACCGCGGCCTGCAGGGCCTGGTGAACCGCGTCGCCTACGAGGGCACGCGCACCGGCTTCAAGGCGCTCGGCGCCGCGAACCGCACCTTCAAGGTGGTGGCGGGCACCGGCAAGCCGAAGCGGCTGAACGCGAGCACCAAGTCGAACTACGACCTCACCCCCGACGACGAGCAGCAGATGATCGTCGACACGGTGAAGGACTTCGCCGCGGAGATCGTCCGCCCGGCCGCGGCCGAGGCCGACGCGGCCACCGAGGCCCCCGCCTCGCTGCTCGAGCGCGCGACCGAGCTCGGCATCACCATGATCAACGTGCCCGAGGAGCTCGACGGCGCGGGCAGTGACCGCGGCGCCGTGACCAACGCCCTCGTCGCGGCGGCCCTCGCCCACGGCGACATGGGCCTCGCGCTGCCGATCCTCGCGCCGAGCGGCGTCGCGGTGACGCTCTCGCAGTTCGGCTCCGACGGCCAGCAGCAGACCTACCTCAAGGAGTTCGCGGGCGAGTCCGTACCGCAGTCCTCCGTGGTGATCGCCGAGCCCGGCGCGCTCTTCAACCCGTTCGCACTCGCCACGAAGGCCACCCGCACCGCCGGCGGCTACGTGCTCAGCGGCGTGAAGTCGATGGTGCCGCAGGCCGGTTCGGCCGAGCTCTTCGTGGTCGGCGCCGACCTCGACGGCAAGCCCGCGCTCTTCATCGTCGAGTCCGGCACGGACGGCGTGATCGTCGAGGGCGACCCGAGCATGGGCCTGCGGGCCGCAGCGCTGGGCCGCCTGAACCTCAACAACGTCAAGGTCCCCGCCACCGCCCTGCTCGGCGAGGTGGACCTCGACACCGCGACGCAGAACTACACCGACGTGGTCCGGCTGGCCCGCCTCGGCTGGTCGGCGCTGGCGCTCGGCACCTCGCGCGCCGTGCTCGACTACGTGACCCCGTACGTCAAGGAGCGCGAGGCCTTCGGCGAGCCGATCGCCCATCGCCAGGCGGTGGCCTTCGCGGTGGCCGACATGGCGACCGAGATCGACGGCCTGGAGCTGCTCGTGTGGCGCGGCGCCTCGCGCGCCGAGCAGGGCCTGTCCTTCGGCCGCGAGGCCGCGCTGGCACGGAAGTTCGCCACCGACAAGGGCATGCGGATCGGCCTGGACGGCGTGCAGCTGCTCGGCGGCCACGGCTTCACCAAGGAGCACCCGGTGGAGCGCTGGTACCGCGATCTGCGCGCCGTGGGCATCGCCGAGGGCGTCGTCGTCCTCTAG
- the hisN gene encoding histidinol-phosphatase: protein MSSAPSNSPHPDLALALSLADAADELTMARYGALDLKVDAKPDLTPVSDADLATETLIRERLAAERPGDAVLGEEFGGEAVLAGRQWVVDPIDGTKNYVRAVPVWSTLIALLEDGVPVVGVVSAPALRRRWFASAGAGAFAQFDGAEPRRISVSGVRDIADASISFSDLSYFADRADRDRFLALAEDAWRLRGYGDFWSYCLVAEGAVDIAVEPEVSLWDLAAVEIVVREAGGLFTGTDGTPGPHAGSAVAANPQLHPQVLARLTP from the coding sequence ATGTCGAGCGCACCGTCGAACTCCCCGCATCCCGATCTCGCCCTGGCCCTCTCCCTCGCGGACGCCGCGGACGAGCTGACCATGGCGCGGTACGGCGCCCTCGACCTCAAGGTCGACGCCAAGCCGGACCTCACGCCCGTCTCGGACGCCGACCTCGCCACCGAGACACTGATCCGGGAGCGGCTCGCGGCCGAGCGCCCCGGCGACGCGGTCCTCGGCGAGGAGTTCGGCGGGGAGGCGGTCCTCGCGGGCCGGCAGTGGGTGGTCGACCCGATCGACGGCACGAAGAACTACGTGCGCGCGGTCCCCGTCTGGTCCACCCTCATCGCCCTGCTCGAGGACGGCGTGCCGGTGGTCGGCGTGGTCTCGGCGCCGGCCCTGCGGCGCCGGTGGTTCGCCTCCGCCGGGGCGGGTGCCTTCGCGCAGTTCGACGGTGCCGAGCCCCGCCGGATCTCGGTCTCCGGGGTCCGCGACATCGCCGATGCGAGCATCTCGTTCTCGGACCTGTCCTACTTCGCGGACCGCGCGGACCGCGACCGCTTCCTCGCCCTCGCCGAGGACGCCTGGCGGCTCCGCGGCTACGGCGACTTCTGGAGCTACTGCCTGGTCGCGGAGGGCGCCGTGGACATCGCCGTGGAGCCCGAGGTCTCGCTGTGGGACCTGGCCGCGGTCGAGATCGTGGTGCGGGAGGCCGGTGGCCTCTTCACCGGCACCGACGGGACCCCGGGGCCGCACGCGGGGTCCGCGGTCGCCGCGAACCCGCAGCTGCACCCGCAGGTGCTGGCACGTCTCACCCCCTGA
- a CDS encoding sulfite exporter TauE/SafE family protein — protein MAGWELLIVLAAGVGAGFINSLVGSGTLITFPTLVAFGVPPVTATISNAIGLVAGGVSGTWGYRRELSGQLDRLRWQMPASVAGAIVGAFLLLHLPETVFETIVPVLLVLALALVVLQPRIQRWTAPSDEAAPPSVGRLAALVAATFAIGIYGGYFTAAQGILLVAAMGVLVHDDLQRLNAAKNLLSLLVNVVAAVFYLVVAFDRIAWPVAGVIAVGSLIGGALGARFGRGLSPTALRTIIVIVGTIGLWRLLTT, from the coding sequence ATGGCGGGATGGGAGCTGCTGATCGTCCTCGCGGCCGGCGTCGGGGCGGGATTCATCAACTCCCTCGTCGGCAGTGGCACCCTGATCACCTTTCCCACCCTGGTCGCCTTCGGCGTCCCGCCGGTGACGGCGACGATCAGCAACGCCATCGGCCTGGTCGCGGGCGGAGTCTCCGGCACGTGGGGCTACCGCCGCGAGTTGTCCGGCCAGCTCGACCGGCTGCGCTGGCAGATGCCCGCGTCGGTGGCGGGCGCGATCGTGGGCGCCTTCCTGCTGCTGCACCTGCCCGAGACGGTCTTCGAGACGATCGTCCCCGTCCTGCTGGTCCTGGCGCTCGCCCTGGTGGTCCTGCAGCCCCGCATCCAGCGCTGGACCGCACCGTCCGACGAGGCCGCACCGCCTTCGGTGGGCCGCCTCGCCGCGCTCGTCGCGGCCACCTTCGCGATCGGGATCTACGGCGGCTACTTCACCGCGGCGCAGGGCATCCTGTTGGTCGCCGCGATGGGCGTGCTGGTGCACGACGATCTGCAGCGCCTCAACGCGGCGAAGAACCTGCTCTCACTCCTGGTGAACGTGGTCGCGGCGGTGTTCTACCTGGTGGTCGCGTTCGATCGCATCGCCTGGCCGGTGGCTGGTGTGATCGCGGTGGGATCCCTGATCGGAGGCGCGCTCGGCGCCCGCTTCGGCCGCGGCCTCTCGCCCACCGCGCTGCGCACGATCATCGTGATCGTCGGCACCATCGGGTTGTGGCGACTGCTCACCACGTGA
- the prfB gene encoding peptide chain release factor 2: MHPDVAADIESLDTTLQTVEKVIDLDELRRRVDELEHKASDPELWNDQANAQQVTSELSHAQAELRRVTDLRQRLDDLPVLYELAEAEEGDDRTAALEDADGDRARLRTEIEAMEVKTMLSGEYDQRDALVNIRAGAGGVDAADWAEMLMRMYVRWAEKHGYGVEVYDTSYAEEAGLKSATFAVKTDYAYGTLSVEMGTHRLVRISPFDNQGRRQTSFAEVEVLPVVETTDHIDVDENEVRVDVYRSSGPGGQSVNTTDSAVRLTHIPTGIVVTCQNEKSQLQNKVAAMKVLQAKLLERKRQEERAQMDALKTNEGASWGNQMRSYVLHPYQMVKDLRTEYEVNNPSAVLDGDLDGFIEAGIRWRMRGDDD; the protein is encoded by the coding sequence GTGCATCCTGACGTAGCCGCAGACATCGAGAGCCTCGACACCACCCTGCAGACGGTGGAGAAGGTGATCGACCTCGACGAGCTGCGCCGGCGCGTCGACGAGCTGGAACACAAGGCGTCCGACCCCGAGCTGTGGAACGACCAGGCCAACGCCCAGCAGGTCACCAGCGAGCTCTCGCACGCCCAGGCGGAGCTCCGCCGGGTCACCGATCTGCGCCAGCGGCTCGACGACCTGCCCGTGCTCTACGAGCTCGCCGAGGCCGAGGAGGGCGACGACCGGACGGCGGCGCTCGAGGACGCCGACGGTGACCGCGCCCGGCTCCGCACCGAGATCGAGGCCATGGAGGTCAAGACCATGCTCTCGGGCGAGTACGACCAGCGCGACGCGTTGGTCAACATCCGCGCGGGCGCCGGCGGTGTCGACGCCGCGGACTGGGCCGAGATGCTCATGCGCATGTACGTCCGATGGGCCGAGAAGCACGGCTACGGCGTGGAGGTCTACGACACCAGCTACGCCGAGGAGGCGGGCCTGAAGTCCGCCACCTTCGCGGTCAAGACCGACTACGCCTACGGCACCCTCTCGGTGGAGATGGGCACGCACCGCCTCGTGCGGATAAGCCCGTTCGACAACCAGGGCCGCCGCCAGACCTCGTTCGCCGAGGTCGAGGTGCTGCCCGTGGTGGAGACGACCGACCACATCGACGTCGACGAGAACGAGGTGCGCGTGGACGTGTACCGCTCCTCGGGACCGGGCGGCCAGTCGGTCAACACCACCGACTCCGCGGTGCGACTGACCCACATCCCCACGGGCATCGTCGTCACCTGCCAGAACGAGAAGAGCCAGCTGCAGAACAAGGTCGCGGCCATGAAGGTGCTCCAGGCCAAGCTCCTCGAGCGCAAGCGTCAGGAGGAGCGCGCGCAGATGGACGCCCTCAAGACCAACGAGGGCGCCTCGTGGGGCAACCAGATGCGCTCGTACGTGCTGCACCCGTATCAGATGGTCAAGGATCTGCGCACCGAGTACGAGGTGAACAACCCCTCGGCGGTCCTCGACGGTGACC